From the genome of Paracidovorax avenae:
AGGTCATGAAATCCCTGGCGCAGCGCATCAGCCTCGGCGAACAGATCAAAAGTGGCGATGCCCGGACGGCACGGCTGGACCTGGGCAAGGCCGTCTCCCTGTCCACGAGCACGCCGGAACTGCTCGGCCCGATGCTGGGCCTGGGGCTGGGCCGCGAGCACTCCATGAATCTGAGCATGCTGGGAGCTGCGATGCAGGTCCAGATCAGCACTGCAGATTCCAGGAGCGCCGACATCGGTCTCAAAGTGGGCTTGCGGGGTGGCCTCGGGCATGCGGACCACGAATTCAATGTTGGCAATGGGTCGGCGGGCATCGGGCTGCGGTTCGATTTGCGCCTGGCAGCAGGCGGCAGCACCTCCACGTCCCAGGGCGTGAGCCTGCGCATGCAGAGAACGGCCGGCCATGAAGACACCCTGCGGCGCCACTTCGCGGATGTGCTCGTTAACCTCGCGCTGGCTGGCAACGCCCCCCCGGACAATGGTGCCGAAGCGGATGTGCTGGCGTCCCTGCTGGAACAGCATCCCGCCCTGATCGTGGCCGAGGTGACCAGCACCAGACACAGCCGCGCATCCTCGATGGCCGCAGGCGCCAGCGCGACGGCACGCTTCCGTGGAGGCGAGGAACAATCGGCCGACGTACGCAAGGCGACCCGGCGGGCCGTCGGGGTGGGAGTGCATGCGGGCATCGGAGCCACCGGCCAGCGCTCGCGCTCCGTCCGAACGGAAAGCCGCTCGGGGCTCAATGTGGAGGAATACCAGCTATCCGCACAGCACCGCGTCAATGCGCATGTGGGTGCGGGCGCCTCCCTGGGACTCGTGCCCGCCTCCCTGCACGACCCGCGAAAGGCCGCACAGGTGCGCGGGGCCGCGTTGGGTATCCAGAAGCAGCTCATCTATGGCGGCGTCGCAACCACCTTGCGTATGACGACGCGCAACGGCGAAACCTGGGCAGACCAGACCCAGATGATCCGGCAGTTCGAAAGCCTGGACGACTTCCTGGCGGAACTCCAGCCGCGGCAGCACGAGTTCGTGGCAGCAATGGCCGCCCGCGACAGCCGGCCTGGCGCGGAAGACGCCGAGAAGACCGGCCGCGCCTGGCTGCGGTTGCAGGACACCCTGGAACAGGCAGCGGCGGCCAGCGCACCGGGCATGACATTCTCGGTCGTGTGCAAGCTGCGCCCCGAAGCCGCCGACGCCTACGACAAGCTGAAGGGCCTGGCCCAGAACGCCGTCGAGGCAAACGACGAGGACAAAGCGGACGGCTATCGCGAGAAGATCCGGATGCTGCTGGACAGCCACGATGCCTGGGTCGCCAACAATCTGCAATTCAAGTCGAAAGCCAAGGAAGAAGCATCGCAGAGCGCCGTGCTCGGCGTGCTCCAGGCCAAGGCAGCCAGCCAGACCACCCGGCTGCACGAATTCCTGCCGGCGGGCGCTCAGCAGGTGGGCCGCACACCGCAACAGCATGCCGCGGTTCCGCGCGACCACTCCGGGCGATGGACACCCCGGCTTTCGCCAGCGGACGTCGCGGACGCTCCGGACACGACGAAGTAGCCGGCCCATACACCCGAGGCCGGCGCCGAGGGCATTGCCCGGTACCGCGCCTCCTGCCGCGGAGACTCCTGCCGAAAAGCCTGCCGTGAATGGCGCGGGCGCCTCCCGCTCCGTCTCGGGCGGAAGGCGCGGAAAGCGGAAGGGAAAGAAGCGAACAGCCGCCGATTCCCCCCATTCCACCGGCATTCAGCCAACCCCGTGCGCCGATAATGGGCTACCCGCCATGAACCTCGTTGCGCTGAACATCGACACGATCCCCCTCGGGCACCCGCTGCCCTTCGTGCTCCGGGGTGCCAGCGGGGTGCTGCTCGCGCAGCGGGGCTACGTGATCCGCAACCGCGAAGAGCTGGACCTGATGGTGGCGCGCGGCCTGAGCCTGTGCGTGGACACCGACGAATCGGGCGACAGCCACCGCGCCTACCTCGCCCAGTTGCAGAAGATGCTGCTCACGGACACCTCCCTGGGCCAGATCGCCGCGATGAAGATCACCGCGGGCGCGTCGGCCTCGCGGGAGAAGGCGAACGCGGGCAACGGTCCGCCGGACTGGCCCGAACTGCAACTGCGCGCCACCCAGCTGCTGCGGGCACCTCCGCCGGCAGCGGAATTCAGCGAACGCTTCGAGGCGCTGCACGGCGAACTCGCCCGCCACTGCACGGCCACGCCCGACGCGACCCTGCTCGCGCTCGTCTATCTGTCGGGCCAGGAAACGCAGCAGTACAGCGGCACGCATGCCCTGCTGGTGGCCAGCGTGTGCATGATCGTGGCCGCCGAGCACCTGCGCTGGCCGGTGCCCAAGGTCCTGCAGCTGGGGCGCGCAGCGTTGTCGATGAACATCGCCATGACCACGCTGCAGGACCAGCTCGCCGTCCAGACCCAGCCGCTGACCGCCTTGCAACTGGCCGACATCGAAACCCATGCCGCACGCTCCGAGGCGCTGCTCCGGCAGCTCGGCGTGGACGACCCGGTCTGGCTGGAAGCCGTGCGCACCCACCACCACCGCGCCCCCGGGCCCCTTGCGGGCAAGAGCGAAGCCCAGCAGATGGCCCGCCTCATCCAGCGGGCCGACATCTTCGGTGCCCGCCTGGCACCGCGCGCCTCGCGGGCGCCCATGCCCGTCACCGCCGCCATGCAGGCCACCTATTACGACGAGGCCCACCAGGTCGATGAAGCAGGTTCGGCCCTCGTCAAAGCCCTGGGCGTGTATCCGCCCGGAGCCTTCGTGCGCCTGGCCAGCCAGGAAGTCGCCGTGGTGCTGCGCCGCGGCGCCAGCGCCACCACGCCGCGCGTGGCCGTCGTGCTCAACCGCAGCGGCATGCCGACGGGCGAGCCGATTCCGCGGGACACGGCCCAGCCGGCCTGGAAGATCACGGGCGCCGTGGCACTGCGCGACGTGCGGGTACAGCTGCCGCTCGCGCGCCTTCTCGCGCTCGTTTGAGCAAAGCCCCGCTTGCCCCGCGGGCGGCTCTGGACTACCGTCGCGGTCGGCCACGCCCCGGCCACCAGGACGTTGAACTCGGGAGAACCACCATGCCCCGCCTGACCGCCCCGCTGATCCTCGCACTCGCGGCATCCTCCGCAGTGCTGCCCGCAGCCGCGCAATCCACGCCCGCCGCCCCGGCAGAGCCCGCGAAACCGGCCCCGGCATGCCCCGCCACCCTGCGCCACACCATGCCCCGCCTGCAGGACGAAGCACCCCAGGATCTGTGCCAATACAGGGGCCAGGTGCTGCTGGTAGTCAACACCGCCAGTTACTGCGGATTCACCGGGCAATACGAGGGACTGGAGGCGCTGCACGCCCGTTACAAGACGCAAGGTTTCGCAGTGCTGGGCTTTCCGTCGAACGATTTCGCCCAGGAAACCGGCAGCAATGCGCAAATCGCTGACTTCTGCAGCAACACTTTCGGCGTGCGCTTTCCCATGTTCGCCAAGAGCAGCGTCAAGGGCGGCGGCGCCTCGCCGTTCTATCGCGAACTCGCTGCACAAGCGGGAGAGGCGCCGCGCTGGAACTTCCACAAGTACCTGCTCGACAGGAAAGGCAGGGTGGTGGCGAGCTTCGGCAGTTCCGTCGCCCCGGACGACCCAAAAATCGTCCGCGCGGTCGAGCAGCAGCTGAAGCTTTTTCGCTAAATTGCAACGTTTTTCGGTGTCATATTCCGAACAACGGAAAGCTTACATTTTTTGATGTTTTTGGAGCCTCGAACGCTGGAACTTTGCCGGATTGGCACTAATCTATCGCCCGTGGACAAGTTAACTACGCTTGTCCTCCATGTTGAGTTTTCCAGTTTCTCGTTGCGAAGCCTTTCGGACCTGTCCGACTGAAATCCTGAAGCGCTTCTCCTCCCTCCCTCTCTAATTCGTTTCGGGACGCTTCGCAACTTTTTTTATTCCGGCCGCAAAAAAAGCGCGCAACCGCAAGGTGCGCGCTTTTGGCTTTCTGGGGGCTCCTCTGCAGGCTCCTGGCAGCCCGGCAGAGGGTTCAGCGGGGCTGCGTATCAGCGAAGCTGGGCCGCTGCATCAGCTTGTCGAGCAAGCGCCCCAGGTTGGGATGCTCCGTCCGCCAGGCGATCTCGGGGAACCGGAACTCCAGCCAGCCCAGGGCGCATCCCACCGCCACGTCGGACAGGCTCAGGTGGATGCCACTGCAATACGGCTTCTCGCCCAGCCCCTGGGACATCGCCTTGAGGCCGGCATGCACCTTGCCGAGCTGGCGGTCGATCCACGCCTGGCTGCGCTCCCCGTCGCGGCGGTCCTTCCACGTGGCCTCCAGCCGGGCCAGCACGCCGGCATCCATCACGCCGTCGGCCAGGGCTTCCCAGGTCTTGACCTCCGCGCGCTCGCGGCCCTGGGTGGGGATGAGCCGTCCCACGGGTGACAGGGTGTCCAGGTATTCGACGATGACGCGCGAATCGAACACTGCCTCGCCCCCTTCCATGACGAGGCAGGGCACCTTGCCGAGGGGGTTGGACGTGGCGATCGTGGTGTCGTCGGCCCAGACGTTTTCCTCGATGAAGCGGTAGTCCAGCTTCTTCTCGGCCATCACGATGCGCACCTTGCGCACATAGGGACTGGCAGAGGATCCGATGAGTTTCATGGTGTGTTTCCGGGCGCGGGCAGGGCAAGAGAGAACGGATGGGCGGCCGCCGATTCTAGGGGGCTGGCCGCACTCTCGCTGCCAGGACGGGACGCCAGTGCAGCGCCTGCGCCACGGTCGGCACCTACAATCCCGCCCCATGAGCCTGTCCACCATCAACGCCCTCTCTCCGCTCGACGGCCGCTACGCCGCCAAACTGTCCGCCCTGCGCCCCATCATGAGCGAGCACGGCTACATGCACCGCCGGGTGCAGGTGGAAGTCGCATGGTTCATCGCGCTGTCGGACGCCGGCTTCGAGCAATTCAAGCCCCTGACCACCGGCGCGCGCGCCTACCTGCTGAGCCTGGTGAAGAATTTCTCAGAGGCCGACTCGCAGGCGATCAAGGACATCGAGAAGACCACCAACCACGACGTGAAGGCGGTCGAATACTGGATCAAGTCCAAGTTCGAGGCCCGTCCCGAGTTGGAAAAGGCCGCGGAGTTCGTGCACTTCGCCTGCACCAGCGAAGACATCAACAACACCAGCCACGCGCTGCAGCTGCGCTCCGGCCGCGACCAGGTCATCCTGCCCGGCCTGGACCGCATCGTCCTGAAACTGCGCGAAATGGCGCACGCCTACGCCGAAGTCCCCATGCTGAGCCGCACCCACGGCCAGACCGCCAGCCCCACCACCGTGGGCAAGGAACTGGCCAACGTGGTCGTGCGCCTGCAGGCCGCCTGCGACCGCATCGCCGGCGTGAAGATGCTGGGCAAGATGAACGGCGCCGTGGGCAACTACAACGCCCACCTCTCGGCCTGGCCCGACTTCGACTGGGAGGCCTTCAGCAAGAAGGTCGTCGAGACCCCGGAGCCGCTGGGCCTCGGCCTTACCTTCCAGCCCTACTCCATCCAGATCGAGCCGCACGACTACATGGCCGAGCTGTTCGACGCCGTCGCCCGCGCCAACACCATCCTGGTCGACCTGTCGCGCGACATCTGGGGCTACGTGAGCCTGGGCTACTTCAAGCAGCGCCTGAAGGCCGGCGAGATCGGCTCGTCCACCATGCCGCACAAGGTCAACCCCATCGACTTCGAGAACGCCGAAGGCAACCTGGGCCTGGCCAACGCGCTGCTGCGCCACCTCTCCGAGAAGCTGCCCATCAGCCGCTGGCAGCGCGACCTCACCGACAGCACCGTGCTGCGCAACATCGGCGTGGCCATGGGCTATGCCGCCCTTGCCTACTCCTCGCTGATGACCGGCCTGAACAAGCTGGAACTGAACGAGGAAGCCCTGGCCGCCGACCTGGACGCCAGCTGGGAAGTGCTGGCCGAGCCGATCCAGACCGTCATGCGCCGCTACGGCGTGCAGGGCGCCTACGAGAAGCTCAAGGAAGTCACCCGCGGCAAGACCGTGACGGCCGAGGCACTGCACACGCTGATCGCCGGCCTGGAGATCCCCCAGGCCGACAAGGACCGCCTGCTGGCCATGACGCCGGGCAGCTACATCGGCAAGGCCGCCGAACTCGCCCGCCGCGTCTGAGCATGGCCATCAAGTCCACCATCTTCAAGGCGAACCTCGCGATCGCCGACATCGACCACGGCTACTACGCCGACCACGCCCTGACCCTGGCCCGCCACCCCAGCGAGACCGACGAGCGCATGATGGTCCGGCTGGCGGCGCTGGCGCTCAACGCCTGGCAGCTGCAGGCCATGTGCCAGGGGGACGGCACGCTGGCCTTCGGCGCCGGCCTCTCGGATCCGGACGATCCGGACGTGTCCATCACCGACTTCACGGGCCGCAAGCGCCTGTGGATCGAAGTCGGCCAGCCCGAGGACAAGCCGCTGGCCAAGGCCTCCTCCAAGGCGGATGCGGTGCTGGTCTATTGCTTCCACCATGCGGCCGAGGTCTGGTGGAGGGGCATCGAGGGCAAGCTCTCGCGGCAGGACAGGTTGCAGGTCTGGCGCCTGCCCACCGAGGCATCGCAACAGCTGGCGTCCCTGGCCGAGCGCAGCATGCAATTGCAGGCCACGGTGCAGGAAGGTGGCCTCACGCTGAGCAGCGGCCTGGGCAGCGTCCACCTGGAGCCCATCCGCTGGAAATGAGCACGGGCCCCGAGGGCCCCGGCGGCGTTCAGCGCCCGTCGGCCGCGGGCATGAACGCACCGCAGTTCCAGCACTGCTCGAACCCACCCTCGACCCATTCCCCGCAGCCGGCGCAGTGCCAGCGCCGCTGGGGCAGGTCCGCCAGCGCCTGCAGCAGGCGCCGGGCCTGCGGCGCATGCTCTGCGTGCTCCAGCCAGATTTCCGGCAGGCACTGGTCCGGTGGCAGCTGGCCGGCCGCCGCCAGCAGATGCTGGCGCTGCACCGTGGCCGGCATGCCGCCCTCGCTCAGCAGATCGGCCCAAAGCGTGGCGATGACGATGTTCGGAGCCTGGGTCAAGCGCAGCATGCGGCCAGCTTAGGCGCTTCCGGGGCGCCTGTCACGTGGCGCGCAGCGGCTACCGGGCGGGGCGTGCGGCATCCGGCGCCTGCGGCCCCTCCGCGGCCCGCTCCGCATAGCGGTTGAAGCGCCAGGCCGTGTTCTCGATGGTGATGCGCCGCCACACGACACGCTTTTCGGCCGGTCCCATCGCCAGCCAGTGCTGCACTTCGGCGAAGCTGCGTCCACACCCCTTGCAATGGTCGTCGCCCTGGCTGGTCGAGCAAATGGCGATGCAGGGCGTGTCGGGCGTCGTCTCGTACCACGCCAGCCAGGCCGCCATGGCATCGGCGGGCAGCAAGGCCTCCTCCACCTCGTCCACCCGCGCGTAGACCATGCGGGCATACACCTCCGCGAGCGCCTGGAGTTCGGGTGCCAGCGCCAGCCCCGCGCCCGCCGGCGCACGGGCGCGCCAATGGTTGATGGCGGATTCGATATCGGTGATGTGCAGGGCGGCCATGGACACGCGGAAAAACACGCGGGAAAAAGGCGGCCGATCTTACCCGCGGCGCCCGCTGGCAGCGCCGGCCGGTCGCGATGGGCCCGCGGACTCTCCGGGTTCACCCCAATGCTCATGAAAACATAGCAAACAGATCAATGCCATCCGGTGTCTGCGGCAACTTCCGCTCAAGGCACGCGGCCAGTGGACCGCACATCCGCCTTGCCGCGTTGCGCAGGGCTGTGTTCCAATGCAGGCTTCGAGGGGGAGTAGCTCCCGGTCCCGGCGCGAAGGCACGTCCCGAGCCGCCGGCACTGTCGGTCATGTCGTCAATACGAAGCCGCGAGGCTTCCGGCATTTCCGGGTCCTGGCGGAGCCGCGCGGCGCGCCGACCGAGCAAGACCTTTGAAAGGCCCGTCCACGGGCCGTTCAAGGCCATGCACTCCCCGGCATGGGCGCCCACCGCGGCGCACAGCCCTCCAGCTTCCTTGACGGCCCCGGAGCGGGCCTGAACGTCTGTGGAATCGCCGGCACTGCCCACAGGTGCCGCGCGGCCTATCGCCAAATGACAACGAGGAACCTATGGAATTTTTGACATCGCCCGAGTTCTGGGTCGCGCTGGGGCAGATCATCATCATCGACATCCTGCTGGGTGGCGACAACGCGGTGGTGATCGCCCTGGCCTGCCGCAAGCTGCCGCCCGCGCAGCGCACCAAGGGCATCATCTGGGGCACCGCCGGCGCCATCGTGCTGCGCGTCATTCTCATCGCCTTCGCGATGACGCTGCTGAACCTGCCGTTCCTGAAATTCGTCGGCGCCATCCTGCTGGTGTGGATCGGCATCAAGCTGCTGGCTCCCGACGAGGACGGCCACGGCGACGTGGCCGGCAGCGACAAGCTCTTCGCAGCCATCAAGACCATCATCGTCGCCGACCTGGTGATGAGCGTGGACAACGTGATCGCCATCGCCGGCGCCGCCCAGAACGCGGGCGACCATTCGCTGCTGCTGGTGGTGCTGGGCCTGCTGATCTCGATCCCCATCATCGTCTGGGGCAGCCAGCTGGTCATCAAGCTCATGGAGCGCTTCCCGTTCATCATCGTGGCCGGCGGCATGCTGCTCGGCTGGATCGCCGGGGGCATGCTGGTCACCGACCCGGCCCTGGCCAATCCCGACCGCTGGCAGTGGATGCTCAAGCTGCCGCAAAGCGACATCGTGAAGTATGGTGCCAGCGTGGCCGGCGCCCTGCTCGTGCTGATCGTGGGCAAGGCGATTGCCTCGCGCCGCACGGTGGCCGTCTCCCACGGCTGATTCACCTTGGGGCCCGGTGAACTCCGGGCCCGCCAGCGACTCGACCCTTCCGTCACCAACGCCCCCCACAGGAGAGCCCCATGGACAAAGTCATCGTGTACGTGGACGACGCAGCCTACGCGCAGCAGATCCTCGCCCCCCTGGCCGCCCGCGCCCATGCGCCCGGCACCCACTGGGTGGTCGTGGCCTGCGCCCCGCGCATGACCCACCGCATCAGCAAGTGGGTCAGCCACAGCGCCCGCGAGAACTGGCGCGCCAAGTGGGCCGACAAGCTGTTCGCCCAGGTCCTGCCCTGGCTGCAGGCCGGCGGCGCCACCATCACCACCGTGCTGGCCAAGGGCCCGCTGCCGGAACTCGCGACCGAACTGCAGGCCGAACACGGCAGCGCACAGATCGTCGATGCCCGCCGCCCCAAGCAGGACGCCCCCGCACCCCAGCCCGCCGCCGCACCGGCCGCCCAACCCCTCGTGGTGCGCAAGCCCGTGCCCCGGCGCTGGGCCCTTCCGGGCACGCTGGCCAGCCTGGGAGCGCTGTTCCTGCTGTTCGCCGAGCAGCCCTGAGCCCCGGCGGGCGCCAGGGCGCGCCATCGCCCGCCGGCACGCTTCAGCGCCCGGGGCAGCACCTGGGTGCTATCCTCCTGCGCCATGAAACTCCTCCTGAAATGGCTGCTCAGCGCCGCCGCGCTGCTGTGCGTGACCTACCTCTACGGCGGTGTCGAGGTGCGCAGCTTCGGCTCCGCGATGGTCGCGGCCTTCGTCATCGGGCTGTTCAACGTGGTGCTGCGGCCCGTGCTCGTGGTGCTCACCCTGCCGGTGACCATCGTGACGCTCGGCCTCTTCCTCTTCGTCATCAACGCGCTGATGTTCTGGGCGGCAGCGTCCGTGCTGGGCGACAGCTTCCAGGTGCACGGTTTCGGCGCGGCGCTCATCGGCTCGCTCATCTACACCGTGCTGGGCATGCTCATCGAATCAGCGCTCGGCGGCCTGTTCCTTAAGAAGTGATTCGGTCGCGCGCAGGCGCGTCTCGATGATCGAGGCCTCGATGTACTCCGCGGCATCCCCGCCGCGGCTCCCGGTCTTGCGCGCCATGTCCTGGCCGGCCTTGAAGCGGTCCACCGCCGCCGCATAGTCGTAACGCGCCACGTGCGCCTCCGCCTCCGCCCGCACCGCCCGCAGCGGCTGGCCCTGCTGCTGCCACACCGCGGCGAGCAAGTACCACACCGACGCATCGCGCGGATGGTTCGTCACCCAGGTCTGCAACGTGCCCGTCATGGGCGTCGCACGGGTCTGCCGCAGCAGCGCCTGCGTGCGCAGGATCATCTCGGGGCGCCCTGCCCCCCCGGAAGCCGATGCGGATGCCCCCCGGCCCGGGCTGGTCACGGATTCCAGCGTCAGCGCCTCTCCGCTTCCGGACGCCGCCGCCCCTGCCTGCGGGCCGGCGGCGGGAATGAGGGCCAGTTGATCCAGCGCCGCGTCCGCCTGCCCTGCGGCCAGTTCGATTTCCGCGCCCAGCAGATGGGCCTGGCGCGTGCCTGCGGCATCGCCCCGCGCGGCCTCCAGCAGCGACCGCTGCGCGGCCCGCGCCGCCGCCATGTCCTGCAACTGCAGCGCACTCAACGAAGCCGCATACCAGGCGCCCACCCGCCGCGGCAGCGGCTGCGCGCCGAACCCACCCGCCTGCGGCTCGTTCACCCACTGCCGCCACACATCGATGCCGGGCCGTGACAGCACCCGCGCCCGGGCGGCCATCATGGCGTGCTCCAGCGTCGGGCCGGGCGCGGGCGACCGGGCCACGGCCGGGGGAATGCGCGCATGCAAATCTGCGATCCGCTGCGTGGTGAGCGGATGGCTGCGCAGATAGGGCCAGCTGCCGTTGTCGTTGATACGGTTGGCTTGCTGCAGCTTGTCGAACATCGACACGAAACCCTGCGGCGCGAAGCCTGCGGGGGCCATCAGGCCATAGCCCACACGATCGGCTTCCCGCTCCATGTCGCGCGAGAAATTGAGCTGGTTCTGCACGGCCAGAGCCTGCCCGCCGACCAGCATGGCCTGCCCCGCACTCGGGTTCTTCGTGGCGGCCAGCATGCCCAGCACCATCGCCCCCAGCATCAGCGGCCCCTGCCGGCTCTGCTGCGTGATCAGCCGGGAAATGTGACGCTGCGTGACGTGGCTCAGCTCGTGGGCCATCACCGAAGCCAGTTCGTCGCGCGTGGACACCACGCCGATCAGGCCCAGGTGCATCCCGAAATAGCCGCCCGGCAGGGCAAAGGCGTTCACCGTCCGGTCCCGCCCCAGCAGGATCTCCCAGGCGAACCGCTCGTCCAACTCGGG
Proteins encoded in this window:
- a CDS encoding HD-GYP domain-containing protein gives rise to the protein MNLVALNIDTIPLGHPLPFVLRGASGVLLAQRGYVIRNREELDLMVARGLSLCVDTDESGDSHRAYLAQLQKMLLTDTSLGQIAAMKITAGASASREKANAGNGPPDWPELQLRATQLLRAPPPAAEFSERFEALHGELARHCTATPDATLLALVYLSGQETQQYSGTHALLVASVCMIVAAEHLRWPVPKVLQLGRAALSMNIAMTTLQDQLAVQTQPLTALQLADIETHAARSEALLRQLGVDDPVWLEAVRTHHHRAPGPLAGKSEAQQMARLIQRADIFGARLAPRASRAPMPVTAAMQATYYDEAHQVDEAGSALVKALGVYPPGAFVRLASQEVAVVLRRGASATTPRVAVVLNRSGMPTGEPIPRDTAQPAWKITGAVALRDVRVQLPLARLLALV
- a CDS encoding glutathione peroxidase; translation: MPRLTAPLILALAASSAVLPAAAQSTPAAPAEPAKPAPACPATLRHTMPRLQDEAPQDLCQYRGQVLLVVNTASYCGFTGQYEGLEALHARYKTQGFAVLGFPSNDFAQETGSNAQIADFCSNTFGVRFPMFAKSSVKGGGASPFYRELAAQAGEAPRWNFHKYLLDRKGRVVASFGSSVAPDDPKIVRAVEQQLKLFR
- a CDS encoding glutathione S-transferase N-terminal domain-containing protein, which translates into the protein MKLIGSSASPYVRKVRIVMAEKKLDYRFIEENVWADDTTIATSNPLGKVPCLVMEGGEAVFDSRVIVEYLDTLSPVGRLIPTQGRERAEVKTWEALADGVMDAGVLARLEATWKDRRDGERSQAWIDRQLGKVHAGLKAMSQGLGEKPYCSGIHLSLSDVAVGCALGWLEFRFPEIAWRTEHPNLGRLLDKLMQRPSFADTQPR
- the purB gene encoding adenylosuccinate lyase, which produces MSLSTINALSPLDGRYAAKLSALRPIMSEHGYMHRRVQVEVAWFIALSDAGFEQFKPLTTGARAYLLSLVKNFSEADSQAIKDIEKTTNHDVKAVEYWIKSKFEARPELEKAAEFVHFACTSEDINNTSHALQLRSGRDQVILPGLDRIVLKLREMAHAYAEVPMLSRTHGQTASPTTVGKELANVVVRLQAACDRIAGVKMLGKMNGAVGNYNAHLSAWPDFDWEAFSKKVVETPEPLGLGLTFQPYSIQIEPHDYMAELFDAVARANTILVDLSRDIWGYVSLGYFKQRLKAGEIGSSTMPHKVNPIDFENAEGNLGLANALLRHLSEKLPISRWQRDLTDSTVLRNIGVAMGYAALAYSSLMTGLNKLELNEEALAADLDASWEVLAEPIQTVMRRYGVQGAYEKLKEVTRGKTVTAEALHTLIAGLEIPQADKDRLLAMTPGSYIGKAAELARRV
- a CDS encoding YaeQ family protein → MAIKSTIFKANLAIADIDHGYYADHALTLARHPSETDERMMVRLAALALNAWQLQAMCQGDGTLAFGAGLSDPDDPDVSITDFTGRKRLWIEVGQPEDKPLAKASSKADAVLVYCFHHAAEVWWRGIEGKLSRQDRLQVWRLPTEASQQLASLAERSMQLQATVQEGGLTLSSGLGSVHLEPIRWK
- a CDS encoding DUF2007 domain-containing protein; the protein is MLRLTQAPNIVIATLWADLLSEGGMPATVQRQHLLAAAGQLPPDQCLPEIWLEHAEHAPQARRLLQALADLPQRRWHCAGCGEWVEGGFEQCWNCGAFMPAADGR
- a CDS encoding DUF3717 domain-containing protein, giving the protein MAALHITDIESAINHWRARAPAGAGLALAPELQALAEVYARMVYARVDEVEEALLPADAMAAWLAWYETTPDTPCIAICSTSQGDDHCKGCGRSFAEVQHWLAMGPAEKRVVWRRITIENTAWRFNRYAERAAEGPQAPDAARPAR
- a CDS encoding TerC family protein, encoding MEFLTSPEFWVALGQIIIIDILLGGDNAVVIALACRKLPPAQRTKGIIWGTAGAIVLRVILIAFAMTLLNLPFLKFVGAILLVWIGIKLLAPDEDGHGDVAGSDKLFAAIKTIIVADLVMSVDNVIAIAGAAQNAGDHSLLLVVLGLLISIPIIVWGSQLVIKLMERFPFIIVAGGMLLGWIAGGMLVTDPALANPDRWQWMLKLPQSDIVKYGASVAGALLVLIVGKAIASRRTVAVSHG
- a CDS encoding phage holin family protein; translated protein: MKLLLKWLLSAAALLCVTYLYGGVEVRSFGSAMVAAFVIGLFNVVLRPVLVVLTLPVTIVTLGLFLFVINALMFWAAASVLGDSFQVHGFGAALIGSLIYTVLGMLIESALGGLFLKK
- a CDS encoding M48 family metalloprotease, producing the protein MGSTPASRGFPAVAVLRRSAVAWAIAATQCILPLPLPGWAQGALPTLGDGSDMTTSQERRLGDRIIRELYRDPDYIDDAVLNEYVLGIFLPLVKAARERGELPPELDERFAWEILLGRDRTVNAFALPGGYFGMHLGLIGVVSTRDELASVMAHELSHVTQRHISRLITQQSRQGPLMLGAMVLGMLAATKNPSAGQAMLVGGQALAVQNQLNFSRDMEREADRVGYGLMAPAGFAPQGFVSMFDKLQQANRINDNGSWPYLRSHPLTTQRIADLHARIPPAVARSPAPGPTLEHAMMAARARVLSRPGIDVWRQWVNEPQAGGFGAQPLPRRVGAWYAASLSALQLQDMAAARAAQRSLLEAARGDAAGTRQAHLLGAEIELAAGQADAALDQLALIPAAGPQAGAAASGSGEALTLESVTSPGRGASASASGGAGRPEMILRTQALLRQTRATPMTGTLQTWVTNHPRDASVWYLLAAVWQQQGQPLRAVRAEAEAHVARYDYAAAVDRFKAGQDMARKTGSRGGDAAEYIEASIIETRLRATESLLKEQAAER